The Acidobacteriota bacterium region AGGCGGTCTATAGCGGTTAGAGGATTGAGAAACCGTAATCAACATACTGTCTGCGGCAGCGCAGAGGTCGCTCGTTTTGTACCGGCTGCATTAGCCGAGCGTCGAATTTTTATGAAACGCCGTTCGCATAAACGGATGTTGACGATAAACCTATTGAAGCGAGAGTCTAAGTATACGATGTATGATTTGCGAGATGAAAAAATCGTTCAAAGAGAAGACTCTCGCTTCACTATTTAAACCGCAAAATAAAAACGCTCCTCTTGAGAACGCTGGCTCATCGGTTAATCCTGGCTCGCCGGAAAATAATTTTCTGCCCGAACCCGTCGTTAAACGATTCACTCATAAAGCCGAACATTTTTTCAAAGATTTAGGACCGGGGTTGATTACCGGCGCTGCCGACGATGACCCTTCGGGCATTTCCACTTACTCGGTCACCGGCGCGGCATTCGGTTACGCGCAACTGTGGACAGTGATATTTTTTTTTCCGTTAATGGCTGCCGTGCAACTGATGTGCGCCCGGCTCGGATTGGTTTCGGGTCGCGGACTTGCCGGAGCGATTCGCGTTCGTTACTCGCGCTCGGTGCTGTGGTTTGCCTGCGCTTTGTTATTGATTGCCAACACCATCAATATCGGCGCGGATTTGGGCGGTATGGCTGAAGCCATGCAGATGATGACCGGCATTCGCGCCTTTCTGTGGTTGCCATTGTTTGCCGGGTTGATTGTCGTGCTGTTGATTTTTTTCAACTATCACCGCATCGCGCGAATCTTTAAATGGTTGACGCTTGTCCTGTTTGCCTATGTGATTGCAGCGTTTTTTGCGCATCCCGATTGGTCAGCGGTTTTCAAACACACATTCATTCCCCACCTTGAATTCAGCCGACAATACCTGGCGACCTTTCTTGCGGTGCTTGGCACAACCATTTCACCGTATCTGTTTTTCTGGCAGGCGGCGCAGGAAGTTGAAGAAGAACGCGCGCACGGCAAAAAGACCTTAAAACTGCGGCGCGGGGCGACCCTTGAAGAATTGCGTGAAGCCCGCATCGATGTGTTAAGCGGCATGGGGTTTGCGGGACTGGTGATGTATTTCATTATTTTGACGACCGGCGCGACGCTTTACGCCAACGGCGAGCGCGATATTGAGACCGCGCGTCAGGCAGCCGAGGCGTTGCGCCCGCTCGCCGGTGATGCAGCTTATCTATTGTTCACCCTCGGACTGGTGGGCACAGGGATGCTCGGCGTGCCGGTGCTTGCGGGGTCGGCGGCTTATGCGATTGCCGAAGCCATGCACTGGCACGGGTCGCTTGATGATAAGCCGAAAGTCGCAAAGAAGTTTTATGCGGTGCTCACGGTCGCCGTCCTTTTCGGATTGGCGTTGAACTATTTTGAAGTCAACGCCGTGAAGATGTTGTTTTTTGCAGCGGTCATCAATGGTATGCTCGCGCCGCCGCTTGTGATACTAGTGACGATGCTCACCAGCGATAAAAAAATAATGGGCGATAAATTAAATCCGCCGATATTGAAATGGCTCGGTTGGGCAACCGCAGTGATTATGACAACCGCAGCAATTGCGATGTTGGTTTTGTAAACCAGAGCGATTGGATAACCTGGGCAAGCAAGTAAAAGGATTTTTAGCTACTTTTTTGAATGTGGTTTTCGGTGGATGGGGGAAATGTTGGGTGTCCAAAAACCCTTTGAGTTTTCGGGTTGAAATTCCTTGATTTTATTGGGATTTTAAAAGGAAATCGCGGCGTCCAAAAACAATAATTTTTGAATCATTAGGCATCTTCTCAGCAATCTTTTTTTGTCGTTGATAAGTTAACGAATTTCCAGTAAGAGATGCCTATGCTTCATCCCATCAAAATCTTTTACACGCTTCTGGAAAATTAGGGCAACTCTGCTTTCCCTAATTCTTATTATTCTAGAACAACTACGCCTCGAGCAGTTCCTAACCATATTCGTTGATTATGGTCTTCCATAATGGTAGTTATATAACTGCTTGGTAATTTACTGTTTTCGTAGGTTAATAATTCCCATCTATTTCCCTTATCAAAATAAACTAGTAATCCATGATTTGTTGCGAACATCATTACTCCATTTTTATCCTGATACATTTGATTAACCCTAAAATTTGCCAATACCGATGTATTTATTAATGACACATGACCAGCTATATTAACTGATTGCCATAAACGCTTTTCTTTATTATAGACATAGGCAATACCTTCTACTGTAAGAAACCAAATGAGCCCTTGTCGGTCTTCGTATATACAGCTAACGTTAACAATTTTATTATGATGGCTTTTATTTAGTGTTATCTGATTTTCTGATAGAGGATCATATTTTGCCCATTTTTGGGAGATAACATCATAACCTAAAATTCCTATTGAAGGGCTCACTAGCCACAAATAACCTTGACTGTCTTGAAGCCCAGTTATGATATCAATTGGTTCAACTTCATTAAAATTTAATGATGGCTTTAAACGGGATATCCATTTCCCATTATCATATGCGATTAATCCATCTTCTAAAGCAAACCACAATATCCCAGATTTACCAGGAAAAATAGCGTATACAGGGCTGGTATTTCCATTATCATCAAAAAATTTTAATGGACTGTTTGCCCCATTAATTTTAGACCAACGTGTTCCGTCAAAACAAATTATTCCTGATCCAAAGTATGGCATATTAGGAGTAGGAGCAAACCATATTTTACCATCATTACTTTGATTAATAATCGTAACCTGGTTGATAGTCAATTTACCTGAATCAGATTTTACGGATTTCCAATAGTTTTTATTTTCATCAAAAAAGTAGAGTGTTGTATGGGTTCCTAACCAGTAATTTCCATCCTTATCCTCAAAAATTACCTTTACTAATGAACTTATTTCATTTCCGTCTGGGGGAACCATTAATTTTAATATTTTATGACCAGCAAGCGTTTGTTGATCGGGGTTATCCATAGCCAACAAAGATACCCCCCATGTATTCAAAAACAAATATGTCAAAAGGATGTATTTACCAACCATGTTTACCATACCTCACCTCCAAAATTTCATAACTGATCTCAAAAAATTTTATGTCATTTCTTAAATAACGTGAACTCGACATAACTAAATGAGAGTTGGAAGCTGCTCCAGTTCTTTGATACGAATATTTAGCGACGGTTTCTTCTCCTTGAACTCCTTGAGATGGAAAGATTTGTTTTTCAGACTGATCAATCATATCTCAAGGACTTCTTTCTTATATGGAGATCACGTTGAATACTAATTAATGTGCCAGATGGCTTTTATTAATCACTTAAGTTCCCAAAATAAGTTCCCATAGTTAATTTAGCTATATATGTCGATAAAGACATTGCCTGTAATTTTCGTTGGACTACAGTTTGTCCATAACATTTTTTTAATGCATCTTTAAAATCAGCATCTAATTGATC contains the following coding sequences:
- a CDS encoding divalent metal cation transporter, whose amino-acid sequence is MKKSFKEKTLASLFKPQNKNAPLENAGSSVNPGSPENNFLPEPVVKRFTHKAEHFFKDLGPGLITGAADDDPSGISTYSVTGAAFGYAQLWTVIFFFPLMAAVQLMCARLGLVSGRGLAGAIRVRYSRSVLWFACALLLIANTINIGADLGGMAEAMQMMTGIRAFLWLPLFAGLIVVLLIFFNYHRIARIFKWLTLVLFAYVIAAFFAHPDWSAVFKHTFIPHLEFSRQYLATFLAVLGTTISPYLFFWQAAQEVEEERAHGKKTLKLRRGATLEELREARIDVLSGMGFAGLVMYFIILTTGATLYANGERDIETARQAAEALRPLAGDAAYLLFTLGLVGTGMLGVPVLAGSAAYAIAEAMHWHGSLDDKPKVAKKFYAVLTVAVLFGLALNYFEVNAVKMLFFAAVINGMLAPPLVILVTMLTSDKKIMGDKLNPPILKWLGWATAVIMTTAAIAMLVL
- a CDS encoding two-component regulator propeller domain-containing protein, whose protein sequence is MVNMVGKYILLTYLFLNTWGVSLLAMDNPDQQTLAGHKILKLMVPPDGNEISSLVKVIFEDKDGNYWLGTHTTLYFFDENKNYWKSVKSDSGKLTINQVTIINQSNDGKIWFAPTPNMPYFGSGIICFDGTRWSKINGANSPLKFFDDNGNTSPVYAIFPGKSGILWFALEDGLIAYDNGKWISRLKPSLNFNEVEPIDIITGLQDSQGYLWLVSPSIGILGYDVISQKWAKYDPLSENQITLNKSHHNKIVNVSCIYEDRQGLIWFLTVEGIAYVYNKEKRLWQSVNIAGHVSLINTSVLANFRVNQMYQDKNGVMMFATNHGLLVYFDKGNRWELLTYENSKLPSSYITTIMEDHNQRIWLGTARGVVVLE